Proteins from a genomic interval of Myxococcales bacterium:
- a CDS encoding trypsin-like serine protease: MRTKLLCSVAALAAACTAADDRPATTAAPIIGGAASPDDHAVVLLASYPPDRSVLATCTATLVAPDVLLTAAHCVDTANHPGWIFGMFPDADASIYPTLVALEPHLVPVREVHVHPSYDPSPPFTADIAVALLATPSTITPLPIRRTALTAAMAGQAARIIGYGQATVGVPSMTRRQASTVIAGLDAGDTVRVGDPQHLTCLGDSGGPATIMEGGVETVIGVDSYADNGNCDSPAHFRRTDAHRSFLETYVGAAPGPDAGTGAGADAGTEGGGDDSGGCATGGGSSTGGALIVGLGLALLRRRRR, from the coding sequence ATGCGCACCAAGCTCCTGTGCTCCGTGGCGGCCCTGGCGGCGGCCTGCACCGCCGCCGACGATCGGCCGGCCACGACCGCGGCGCCGATCATCGGCGGCGCGGCCTCGCCCGACGACCACGCGGTGGTGTTGCTGGCGTCGTACCCGCCCGATCGCTCGGTGCTGGCGACCTGCACCGCGACCCTCGTGGCGCCCGACGTGCTCTTGACCGCGGCCCACTGCGTCGACACCGCGAACCACCCGGGCTGGATCTTCGGCATGTTCCCCGACGCCGACGCGTCGATCTACCCGACCCTCGTCGCCCTCGAGCCGCACCTCGTGCCGGTGCGCGAGGTCCACGTCCACCCGTCCTACGACCCGTCGCCGCCGTTCACCGCCGACATCGCGGTCGCGCTGCTCGCGACGCCGAGCACGATCACGCCGCTGCCGATCCGGCGGACGGCGCTGACCGCCGCGATGGCCGGGCAGGCGGCCCGGATCATCGGCTACGGCCAGGCCACCGTCGGCGTGCCCAGCATGACCCGGCGCCAGGCCTCGACGGTGATCGCCGGCCTCGACGCCGGTGACACGGTCCGGGTCGGCGACCCGCAGCACCTGACCTGCCTGGGCGACTCGGGCGGGCCAGCGACGATCATGGAGGGCGGCGTCGAGACCGTCATCGGCGTCGACTCGTACGCCGACAACGGCAACTGCGACTCGCCGGCGCACTTCCGGCGCACCGACGCCCACCGCTCGTTCCTCGAGACCTACGTCGGCGCGGCCCCGGGCCCCGACGCCGGCACCGGCGCTGGAGCTGACGCGGGCACCGAGGGTGGCGGCGACGACAGCGGCGGCTGCGCGACCGGCGGCGGCTCGTCGACCGGCGGCGCGCTGATCGTCGGGCTCGGGCTGGCGCTGCTGCGCCGCCGTCGGCGCTGA
- a CDS encoding SCP2 sterol-binding domain-containing protein, producing the protein MAEPTAHPFLDEPDRFFMEWIPAQLAAHPAYRAQVGRDHAIAQIELAGERGGTWQVTMGDGQVEVARGPHAKPSFTIAMTVDTFRKLREGRIGIPGALLRGKIKARGSLGTLLKVGRNLKHEGS; encoded by the coding sequence ATGGCTGAGCCGACCGCGCACCCGTTCCTCGACGAGCCCGACCGCTTCTTCATGGAGTGGATCCCGGCGCAGCTCGCCGCGCACCCGGCCTACCGGGCCCAGGTCGGGCGCGATCACGCGATCGCGCAGATCGAGCTGGCCGGCGAGCGCGGCGGCACCTGGCAGGTGACCATGGGCGACGGTCAGGTCGAGGTCGCCCGCGGCCCCCACGCCAAGCCGTCGTTCACGATCGCCATGACGGTCGACACCTTCCGCAAACTGCGCGAAGGTCGCATCGGCATCCCGGGGGCCCTGCTGCGCGGCAAGATCAAGGCCCGCGGCAGCCTCGGCACGCTGCTCAAGGTCGGACGCAATCTCAAGCACGAGGGCTCATGA